In the genome of Streptomyces sp. NBC_00190, one region contains:
- a CDS encoding trypsin-like serine peptidase, giving the protein MRPNRPVTAILCAAALALTAAACGPGDGEAGGDAKPTVAASLPGNDGIKIPDGLKERLKEHGIDLEKWKGGAWKNWKKEDWLREAGDYVNPIIEGLWDPDRMRDAEQPQQPAVDPDAGKDQGVTDPTPAPVTARAANTPYHTSVPQAGKVFFDGPEGSMVCSATVVKDPAHPGKSNLVWTAGHCVHAGKSGGWYRNIAFVPSYNNAGRPAAQLKGAPREQVAPYGVWWSDWAQTSDQWIANGGPTGGAGAPYDFAVLHVTPEKGSGKSLEETVGSAFPVEFNAPAVPKVAGITATGYPAAAPFDGQKAYQCADRPGRLSLTANDPVMYRIGCTMTGGSSGGGWVAAGADGKPALVSNTSIGPAKAGWLAGPRLGPEAQGIFTAVSGKFK; this is encoded by the coding sequence ATGCGACCGAACCGACCGGTCACCGCGATCCTGTGCGCGGCCGCGCTCGCGCTGACCGCCGCGGCCTGCGGCCCCGGCGACGGGGAGGCCGGCGGCGACGCCAAGCCGACCGTGGCGGCGAGCCTTCCTGGCAACGACGGGATCAAGATCCCGGACGGGCTCAAGGAAAGGCTCAAGGAGCACGGCATCGACCTGGAGAAGTGGAAGGGGGGTGCGTGGAAGAACTGGAAGAAGGAGGACTGGCTCCGCGAGGCGGGCGACTACGTCAACCCGATCATCGAGGGCCTGTGGGACCCGGACCGCATGCGTGACGCCGAGCAGCCGCAGCAGCCGGCCGTCGACCCGGACGCGGGCAAGGACCAGGGCGTGACCGACCCGACCCCGGCACCGGTGACGGCCAGGGCGGCGAACACGCCCTACCACACGAGCGTTCCGCAGGCGGGCAAGGTCTTCTTCGACGGTCCCGAGGGCTCGATGGTCTGCTCGGCGACCGTGGTCAAGGACCCGGCCCACCCCGGCAAGTCCAACCTGGTCTGGACGGCGGGCCACTGCGTGCACGCGGGCAAGTCCGGCGGCTGGTACCGCAACATCGCCTTCGTCCCGTCCTACAACAACGCGGGCAGGCCGGCGGCGCAGCTCAAGGGCGCGCCCCGCGAGCAGGTGGCCCCGTACGGCGTCTGGTGGAGCGACTGGGCGCAGACCTCCGACCAGTGGATCGCGAACGGCGGCCCGACCGGCGGCGCGGGTGCCCCGTACGACTTCGCGGTGCTGCACGTGACTCCGGAGAAGGGCAGCGGCAAGTCCCTGGAGGAGACGGTCGGTTCTGCGTTCCCGGTGGAGTTCAACGCCCCGGCGGTGCCGAAGGTCGCGGGCATCACGGCCACCGGCTACCCGGCGGCGGCGCCCTTCGACGGCCAGAAGGCCTACCAGTGTGCGGACAGGCCGGGCCGGCTGTCGCTGACGGCGAACGACCCCGTGATGTACCGCATCGGCTGCACCATGACCGGCGGTTCCTCCGGTGGCGGCTGGGTCGCGGCGGGCGCGGACGGCAAGCCCGCGCTGGTGTCGAACACCTCGATCGGCCCGGCCAAGGCGGGCTGGCTGGCCGGACCTCGGCTGGGTCCGGAGGCGCAGGGCATCTTCACCGCGGTGAGCGGCAAGTTCAAGTAG
- a CDS encoding diaminobutyrate--2-oxoglutarate transaminase family protein — MLRRQAQRESAARTYARSLPIVPVRARGLTIEGADGRRYLDCLSGAGTLALGHNHPVVLEAIRKVLDSGAPLHVLDLATPVKDAFTTELFANLPPQLAADARIQFCGPAGTDAVEAALKLVRTATGRSGLLAFTGAYHGMTAGALAASGGAPDVRVTRLPYPQDHRCPFGIGGPEGAELGARWAENLLDDPKGGVPAPAGLIVEPVQGEGGVLPAPDAWLRRMREITEARGIPLIADEVQTGVGRTGAFWGVDHAGVVPDVMVLSKAIGGSLPLAVIVYRAALDIWTPGAHAGTFRGNQLAMAAGAATLAFVRENRLAERAAALGESMLTALRGLASAQPCIGDVRGRGLMIGVELVDPDTGSAAPALAAAVRQECLDRGLIVELGGRHNAVVRLLPPLTLTDEQAAAVLDRLADAIPAAARRPH, encoded by the coding sequence ATCCTGCGCAGGCAGGCGCAGCGGGAGTCCGCCGCCAGGACGTACGCCCGCTCGCTGCCCATCGTCCCGGTGCGGGCCCGCGGGCTGACGATCGAAGGCGCCGACGGGCGCCGCTACCTCGACTGCCTCTCCGGGGCCGGAACCCTCGCCCTCGGGCACAACCACCCGGTCGTGCTCGAAGCCATCCGCAAAGTCCTCGACTCCGGGGCTCCGCTGCACGTGCTCGACCTCGCGACCCCGGTCAAGGACGCCTTCACCACCGAGCTGTTCGCCAATCTGCCGCCACAACTGGCCGCCGACGCCCGCATCCAGTTCTGCGGACCGGCCGGCACGGACGCGGTGGAGGCCGCCCTCAAACTGGTCCGCACAGCGACCGGTCGCTCGGGGCTGCTCGCCTTCACCGGGGCCTACCACGGGATGACCGCCGGAGCCCTCGCCGCCTCGGGCGGCGCCCCGGACGTACGGGTGACCCGGCTCCCGTATCCGCAGGACCACCGCTGCCCGTTCGGGATCGGCGGCCCCGAGGGGGCCGAACTCGGCGCCCGCTGGGCGGAGAACCTCCTCGACGACCCCAAGGGCGGGGTACCCGCCCCCGCCGGCCTGATCGTCGAACCCGTACAGGGCGAGGGCGGGGTACTCCCGGCCCCGGACGCCTGGCTGCGCCGGATGCGGGAGATCACCGAGGCGCGGGGAATCCCACTGATCGCCGACGAGGTACAGACGGGAGTCGGCCGCACCGGTGCTTTCTGGGGGGTCGACCACGCCGGGGTGGTGCCCGATGTGATGGTCCTGTCCAAGGCGATCGGCGGCAGCCTGCCGCTCGCGGTGATCGTGTACCGGGCGGCCCTGGACATCTGGACCCCCGGCGCCCACGCGGGCACCTTCCGCGGCAACCAGCTCGCCATGGCCGCCGGTGCCGCCACGCTCGCCTTCGTCCGCGAGAACCGGCTCGCCGAGCGCGCCGCCGCCTTGGGCGAGAGCATGCTGACGGCCCTGCGCGGCCTGGCTTCCGCCCAGCCCTGCATCGGGGACGTCCGGGGGCGCGGCCTGATGATCGGCGTCGAACTGGTCGACCCCGACACCGGGTCGGCCGCGCCGGCCCTGGCCGCGGCCGTCCGCCAGGAGTGCCTGGACCGCGGCCTGATCGTCGAACTGGGCGGCCGCCACAACGCCGTCGTCCGACTGCTCCCTCCACTGACCCTCACCGACGAGCAGGCCGCGGCGGTCCTCGACCGCCTGGCCGACGCCATCCCGGCCGCAGCCCGACGACCCCACTGA
- a CDS encoding IucA/IucC family protein, translating to MPDPHQSTPPHGGPLPQSPAPAAAGPADPAPAQHQELDRAPAPDPDHGPQSAPGSPTPPERGAQEASGPAEAQQRPAPAASPDPASGLLPPAPPPPTPAGPPRTTGPGQASVPPPGAAERYEASADRSPADRSPADRSPAAEPRPAVPAPTAGAAHQQPPATGIEAAATVPRQKDGTPRPRPGWAVRPAVAPTALPDFLDHPDPAVAAEGAAVENLLRCWVREAGLRRPDGLAGTPLRIPLPASGAALVVPVRYWSPTGWHRFGPARLAAAPAAAPALDAVTLAALIAREGTGTRAATATAAVTATAAGSCGVRGSADLVGRVADSVRRTAEFIADRRERPAAPPPIGVDRFLTAEQSLLLGHPLQPDPKSREGLSETEVRRYSPELHGSFPLHWFAVAPSALATESAWTERGRPVSATALLGRLAPGLPLPDGATPLPLHPWQARDLLQRPAVAALRDAGLLHDLGPYGAHWYPTSSVRTVHRPGAPAMLKLSLGLRITNSRRENLRKELHRGVEVHRLLRTGLAEQWQTAHPGFDIVRDPAWVAVDSPDGTPVPGLDALLRHNPFRSGDDAVCVAALTSPRPWPGRTTMSSRLAEIISALAAATGRTTTAVAAEWFLRYLDRVVLPVLAFDALAGIALEAHQQNTLVLLDPVGWPVGGRYRDNQGYYFRASRRAELEHRLPGIGSLSDTFVPDAVTDERFAYYLGINNVLGLIGAFGSQRLADERVLLAAFRRFLGKTSGLGPLPARLLDSPTLRCKANLLTRLGGLDELVGPVDTQSVYVTITNPLHD from the coding sequence ATGCCCGATCCGCACCAGTCCACCCCGCCCCACGGCGGGCCGCTCCCGCAGTCCCCGGCCCCCGCGGCCGCCGGACCCGCGGACCCCGCCCCCGCGCAGCACCAGGAACTCGATAGAGCCCCGGCCCCTGACCCCGACCACGGACCCCAGTCGGCCCCCGGGTCCCCCACGCCGCCCGAGCGAGGTGCCCAGGAGGCCTCCGGACCCGCCGAGGCCCAGCAACGCCCGGCCCCCGCGGCGTCTCCCGACCCCGCCTCCGGGCTTCTTCCCCCCGCGCCCCCGCCGCCGACTCCCGCCGGCCCTCCTCGGACCACCGGGCCCGGGCAGGCATCCGTACCGCCGCCCGGGGCCGCCGAACGGTACGAGGCCTCCGCCGACCGCTCCCCGGCCGACCGATCCCCGGCCGACCGATCCCCGGCCGCCGAGCCCCGTCCCGCAGTCCCGGCCCCCACCGCCGGAGCAGCGCACCAGCAGCCCCCCGCGACCGGAATCGAGGCGGCGGCCACCGTGCCGCGTCAAAAGGACGGCACGCCCAGACCCCGGCCCGGCTGGGCAGTTCGCCCCGCAGTGGCGCCGACAGCGCTGCCCGATTTCCTGGACCACCCCGACCCGGCCGTCGCCGCCGAGGGAGCGGCGGTGGAGAACCTCCTCCGCTGCTGGGTCCGCGAAGCGGGACTGCGCCGCCCCGACGGCCTCGCCGGGACCCCGCTGCGCATCCCCCTCCCCGCATCCGGCGCGGCCCTCGTCGTCCCCGTCCGGTACTGGTCCCCCACGGGATGGCACCGCTTCGGCCCCGCCCGGCTGGCGGCCGCCCCCGCCGCCGCCCCCGCCCTGGACGCTGTCACCCTGGCCGCGCTGATCGCCCGCGAGGGCACAGGCACGCGCGCGGCCACGGCCACAGCCGCGGTCACAGCCACAGCCGCGGGCTCCTGCGGCGTTCGCGGTAGCGCCGACCTCGTCGGCCGGGTCGCCGACTCGGTCCGCCGCACCGCCGAGTTCATCGCCGACCGGCGTGAACGCCCCGCCGCCCCTCCCCCCATCGGTGTGGACCGCTTCCTGACCGCCGAACAGTCTCTCCTCCTCGGTCACCCCCTCCAGCCGGACCCGAAAAGCCGCGAAGGGCTCTCCGAGACCGAAGTACGCCGTTACTCACCAGAACTCCACGGCTCCTTCCCCCTGCACTGGTTCGCCGTCGCGCCGTCCGCCCTCGCCACCGAATCAGCCTGGACCGAACGCGGCCGTCCCGTCTCCGCCACCGCGCTGCTCGGCCGGCTCGCCCCCGGACTCCCCCTCCCCGACGGCGCCACCCCCCTTCCCCTTCACCCCTGGCAGGCCCGCGACCTGCTCCAGCGCCCCGCCGTCGCCGCCCTCCGCGACGCGGGACTTCTACACGACCTGGGCCCGTACGGCGCCCACTGGTACCCCACCTCCTCCGTCCGCACCGTCCACCGCCCGGGCGCGCCCGCGATGCTCAAGCTCTCCCTGGGCCTGCGCATCACCAACTCCCGCCGCGAGAACCTCCGCAAGGAGCTCCACCGCGGTGTCGAAGTGCACCGGCTGCTCCGCACCGGCCTCGCCGAGCAGTGGCAGACGGCCCACCCCGGCTTCGACATCGTCCGCGACCCCGCCTGGGTCGCCGTCGACTCCCCGGACGGCACCCCCGTCCCCGGACTCGACGCCCTCCTGCGCCACAACCCCTTCCGCTCCGGCGACGACGCCGTCTGCGTCGCCGCGCTCACCTCGCCCCGCCCGTGGCCCGGACGGACCACCATGAGCTCCCGGCTCGCCGAGATCATCTCCGCCCTCGCCGCCGCCACCGGACGTACCACCACCGCGGTCGCCGCAGAGTGGTTCCTGCGCTACCTCGACCGTGTGGTCCTTCCGGTCCTCGCCTTCGACGCGCTCGCCGGCATCGCCCTCGAAGCGCACCAGCAGAACACCCTGGTCCTCCTCGACCCGGTCGGCTGGCCGGTCGGCGGCCGTTACCGCGACAACCAGGGCTACTACTTCCGCGCATCCCGCCGCGCGGAACTGGAGCACCGGCTCCCCGGCATCGGCAGCCTCAGCGACACCTTCGTCCCCGACGCCGTCACCGACGAACGCTTCGCCTACTACCTCGGCATCAACAACGTGCTGGGCCTCATCGGCGCCTTCGGGTCCCAGCGGCTCGCCGACGAGCGCGTGCTCCTCGCCGCCTTCCGCCGATTCCTCGGCAAGACCTCAGGCCTCGGCCCGCTCCCCGCGCGGCTGCTCGACTCGCCCACCCTGCGCTGCAAGGCGAACCTGCTCACCCGCCTGGGCGGCCTCGACGAACTCGTCGGACCCGTCGACACCCAGTCCGTCTACGTCACCATCACCAACCCCCTCCACGATTGA
- a CDS encoding GNAT family N-acetyltransferase translates to MPTTNAPAEPVGRATHATGVVRPRDDTFELRLTAELLPLLAEADLLDSPATWGSTDTPAGAFRLDPVRPGRDLELLTGWMNDPDVAAYWELAGPAAVTAAHLRAQLDGDSRSIPCLGLLDGTPMSYWEIYRADLDPLSRHYPARPHDTGIHLLIGDGPNRGRGLGTTLLRAVAGLVLDNRPRCTRVIAEPDIRNTPSVSAFLSSGFRCYAEIDLPEKRAALMIRERALRNLL, encoded by the coding sequence ATGCCCACCACAAACGCCCCCGCCGAACCCGTCGGCCGCGCCACCCACGCCACCGGCGTGGTCCGGCCCCGCGACGACACCTTCGAACTGCGACTCACCGCCGAGCTGTTGCCCCTGCTCGCCGAAGCCGACCTCCTCGACTCCCCGGCGACCTGGGGCAGCACCGACACCCCCGCCGGAGCCTTCCGCCTCGATCCCGTACGACCCGGCCGAGACCTGGAACTCCTCACCGGCTGGATGAACGACCCCGACGTGGCCGCCTACTGGGAGCTCGCCGGCCCCGCTGCCGTCACCGCCGCCCACCTGCGGGCCCAGCTCGACGGGGACAGCCGCAGCATCCCCTGCCTCGGTCTCCTCGACGGCACACCGATGAGCTACTGGGAGATCTACCGGGCCGACCTGGACCCGCTCTCCCGCCACTACCCGGCGCGCCCCCACGACACGGGTATCCACCTGCTCATCGGAGACGGCCCGAACCGCGGCCGGGGTCTGGGCACCACTCTGCTGCGCGCCGTCGCCGGCCTGGTGCTCGACAACCGCCCTCGCTGCACGCGCGTGATCGCGGAACCGGACATCCGCAACACCCCCTCCGTATCGGCCTTCCTGAGCTCCGGATTCCGCTGTTACGCGGAAATCGACCTTCCCGAGAAGCGAGCCGCCCTGATGATCCGGGAGCGGGCGCTGCGCAATCTCCTCTGA
- a CDS encoding IucA/IucC family protein, producing the protein MQNFPSAPDSAEPSVSPSPQYPRTPPELNRATWDGAARRLLAKMLAEFAYEEIISPVPVPVSVPTPAPAAAGDAWTLTLDDGSSLGFRARRRAYGSWDVAPDTITLTPPPSSPQPPSAFGDPYAFLTRSRTLLGIDGVTLGHLVRELSATLCADARIDHTALTADVLADLDYAALEGHQTGHPWLVLNKGRIGLSASDTAAWAPEARTRQRLPWLAAHTSLATYRGTAGLEDPARLYSAELDPATRAAFDQALRDRGLDPLHYLYLPVHPWQWDEVVLPLFAPALASGVLVPLPADPDVRLPQQSIRTFLNLTRPDRHSVKLPLSVFNTMVWRGLPSDLALAAPAVTAWIHSLRDADPFLRDECRVILLGEVASVTVRHAVYDELPEVPYQYKELLGAIWREPLTGRLGSGERARTLASLLHTDLRGRSFTAELVARSGLTPEAWLRRLFAAVLPPLLHFLYRYGTVFSPHGENAIVIFDEQDVPVRLAVKDFVDDVNISAEPLPELDSLPEEVRAVLLTEPADFLPQFIHSGLFVGVFRYLSALCEDSLGVPESEFWFLVRAEILRHQSRFPELKDRYELFDLLGERIGRLCLNRNRLYEDGYRDRPTRPHAVQHGTVPNPLYQP; encoded by the coding sequence GTGCAGAATTTTCCCTCAGCCCCCGACTCCGCCGAGCCCTCCGTGTCCCCCTCGCCCCAGTACCCCCGTACACCCCCCGAACTCAACCGCGCGACCTGGGACGGCGCCGCCAGGCGACTGCTCGCCAAGATGCTCGCCGAGTTCGCCTACGAGGAGATCATCAGCCCCGTCCCTGTCCCCGTCTCCGTCCCCACCCCCGCCCCGGCCGCCGCCGGTGACGCGTGGACCCTGACCCTGGACGACGGCAGCAGTCTCGGCTTCCGGGCCCGCCGCCGCGCCTACGGCAGCTGGGACGTCGCCCCCGACACGATCACCCTCACCCCGCCTCCTTCCTCACCGCAGCCGCCGTCCGCCTTCGGGGACCCGTACGCCTTCCTCACCCGATCCCGCACCCTCCTCGGCATCGACGGAGTCACCCTCGGCCACCTCGTCCGCGAGCTGAGCGCCACCCTCTGCGCCGACGCCCGGATCGATCACACCGCGCTCACCGCCGACGTCCTCGCCGACCTCGATTACGCCGCCCTCGAAGGCCACCAGACCGGACATCCCTGGCTCGTCCTCAACAAGGGACGCATCGGTCTCTCCGCCTCCGACACCGCCGCCTGGGCCCCCGAGGCCCGCACCCGCCAACGGCTGCCCTGGCTCGCCGCCCACACCTCGCTCGCGACCTACCGAGGCACCGCCGGCCTGGAGGATCCCGCCCGCCTCTACTCCGCCGAGCTGGACCCCGCCACCCGCGCCGCCTTCGACCAGGCCCTGCGCGACCGCGGCCTGGACCCGCTCCACTACCTCTACCTGCCGGTCCACCCCTGGCAGTGGGACGAGGTCGTCCTCCCCCTCTTCGCCCCGGCCCTCGCCTCGGGCGTCCTCGTCCCGCTCCCCGCCGATCCCGACGTGCGCCTGCCTCAGCAGTCCATCCGTACGTTCCTCAACCTCACCCGTCCCGACCGGCACAGCGTCAAGCTCCCGCTCTCCGTCTTCAACACCATGGTCTGGCGCGGCCTGCCCAGCGACCTCGCCCTCGCCGCCCCCGCCGTCACCGCCTGGATCCACTCCCTGCGCGACGCCGACCCCTTCCTCCGCGACGAATGCCGGGTCATCCTGCTCGGCGAGGTCGCCTCCGTCACCGTCCGCCACGCCGTCTACGACGAGCTTCCCGAGGTCCCGTACCAGTACAAGGAGCTCCTCGGCGCGATCTGGCGCGAGCCCCTGACCGGCCGCCTCGGATCAGGCGAGCGTGCCCGCACGCTCGCCTCGCTCCTCCACACCGACCTGCGCGGCCGTTCCTTCACCGCCGAACTCGTCGCCCGGTCCGGGCTGACCCCCGAGGCCTGGCTGCGGCGCCTGTTCGCCGCCGTGCTCCCCCCGCTCCTGCACTTCCTCTACCGCTACGGCACCGTCTTCTCCCCGCACGGAGAGAACGCCATCGTGATCTTCGACGAGCAGGACGTCCCGGTCCGCCTCGCGGTCAAGGACTTCGTGGACGACGTCAACATCAGTGCCGAACCGCTGCCCGAGCTGGACTCCCTGCCCGAAGAGGTCCGGGCGGTCCTGCTCACCGAGCCCGCGGACTTCCTGCCTCAGTTCATCCACTCCGGGCTCTTCGTCGGCGTCTTCCGCTACCTCTCGGCCCTGTGCGAGGACAGCCTCGGCGTCCCGGAGAGCGAGTTCTGGTTCCTCGTACGGGCGGAGATCCTCCGCCACCAGTCCCGCTTCCCGGAGCTCAAGGACCGCTACGAGCTCTTCGACCTGCTCGGCGAGCGCATCGGACGGCTCTGCCTGAACCGGAACCGGCTCTACGAGGACGGCTACCGCGACCGCCCCACACGCCCGCACGCCGTCCAGCACGGCACCGTACCCAACCCGCTTTACCAGCCGTGA
- a CDS encoding ATP-dependent DNA helicase translates to MTKPSLPDLLHAAVSAVGGTERPGQVAMAEAVAEAIDDNSHRLIQAGTGTGKSLGYLVPALAHGERVVVATATLALQRQLVERDLPRTVEALHPQLRRRPQFAMLKGRSNYLCLHRLHEGAPQDEEEGLFDQFEAATPTSKLGKDLLRLRDWADETETGDRDDLTPGVSDKAWGQISVSSRECLGATKCAYGAECFAEAARERAKLADVVVTNHALLAIDAIEGAPVLPQHEVLIVDEAHELVSRVTGVATGELTPGQVNRAVKRAAKLVDEKTADSLQTASESFERVMELALPGRLEEIPEDLGYALMALRDAARNVISAIGATRDKSVHDEDAVRKQALAGVEGIHTVAERITNGSEYDVVWYERHDRFGATVRVAPLSVSGLLREKLFEDRSVVLTSATLKLGGDFNGVAASLGLSPEGVEGDDVPLWKGLDVGSPFDYPKQGILYVAKHLATPGREGTRGDMMDELAELIEAAGGRTLGLFSSMRGAKAAAEELRGRLDNPILLQGEETLGELIKAFAADPKTCLFGTLSLWQGVDVPGPSCQLVVMDRIPFPRPDDPLMSARQKSVEEHGGNGFMAVAATHAALLMAQGAGRLVRATGDRGVVAVLDPRLATARYGTFLRATLPDFWYTTDRNQARRSLAAIDASAKADGK, encoded by the coding sequence ATGACGAAGCCCTCCCTCCCCGACCTGCTGCACGCCGCCGTCTCCGCCGTCGGCGGCACGGAGCGCCCCGGCCAGGTGGCCATGGCCGAAGCCGTCGCCGAAGCGATCGACGACAACTCCCACCGGCTCATCCAGGCCGGAACCGGCACCGGCAAGTCCCTCGGCTACCTGGTGCCGGCGCTCGCGCACGGGGAGCGGGTGGTCGTGGCCACCGCGACCCTCGCCCTCCAGCGCCAGCTCGTCGAGCGCGACCTGCCGCGCACGGTGGAGGCACTGCACCCGCAGCTGCGCCGCCGCCCCCAGTTCGCCATGCTCAAGGGCCGTTCCAACTATCTGTGCCTGCACCGCCTGCACGAGGGCGCGCCGCAGGACGAGGAGGAGGGCCTCTTCGACCAGTTCGAGGCGGCCACCCCCACCAGCAAGCTCGGCAAGGACCTGCTGCGCCTGCGCGACTGGGCGGACGAGACGGAGACCGGTGACCGCGACGACCTGACCCCGGGCGTCTCCGACAAGGCCTGGGGGCAGATCTCCGTCTCCTCCCGCGAGTGCCTGGGCGCGACGAAGTGCGCGTACGGGGCCGAGTGCTTCGCCGAGGCCGCGCGCGAGCGCGCCAAGCTCGCGGACGTGGTCGTCACCAACCACGCGCTGCTCGCCATCGACGCCATCGAGGGCGCCCCGGTGCTGCCGCAGCACGAGGTGCTGATCGTGGACGAGGCGCACGAGCTGGTCTCCCGGGTGACCGGGGTCGCCACCGGCGAGCTCACCCCGGGGCAGGTCAACCGTGCGGTGAAGCGTGCCGCCAAGCTGGTCGACGAGAAGACGGCCGACTCCCTGCAGACGGCCTCCGAGTCCTTCGAGCGGGTCATGGAGCTGGCGCTCCCCGGCCGCCTGGAAGAGATCCCCGAGGACCTCGGGTACGCGCTGATGGCCCTGCGGGACGCCGCGCGCAATGTGATCTCCGCGATCGGCGCGACCCGCGACAAGTCCGTCCACGACGAGGACGCGGTCCGCAAGCAGGCTCTGGCCGGCGTGGAGGGCATCCACACGGTGGCCGAGCGGATCACCAACGGCTCCGAGTACGACGTCGTCTGGTACGAGCGCCACGACCGCTTCGGCGCCACCGTCCGGGTCGCCCCGCTGTCGGTGTCGGGCCTGCTGCGCGAGAAGCTGTTCGAGGACCGCTCGGTGGTCCTGACCTCGGCCACCCTCAAGCTCGGCGGCGACTTCAACGGGGTCGCGGCCTCGCTGGGCCTGTCCCCCGAGGGAGTCGAGGGGGACGACGTGCCGCTCTGGAAGGGCCTGGACGTCGGCTCGCCCTTCGACTACCCGAAGCAGGGCATCCTCTACGTCGCCAAGCACCTGGCCACGCCGGGTCGCGAGGGCACCCGCGGCGACATGATGGACGAGCTCGCCGAGCTGATCGAGGCGGCCGGCGGCCGTACCCTCGGGCTCTTCTCCTCCATGCGCGGCGCCAAGGCGGCCGCCGAGGAACTGCGCGGCCGGCTCGACAACCCGATCCTGCTCCAGGGCGAGGAGACGCTCGGCGAGCTGATCAAGGCCTTCGCGGCGGACCCGAAGACCTGCCTGTTCGGAACGCTGTCGCTGTGGCAGGGCGTGGACGTGCCCGGACCCAGCTGCCAGCTGGTCGTCATGGACAGGATTCCGTTCCCGCGCCCCGACGACCCGCTGATGAGCGCCCGGCAGAAGTCGGTGGAGGAGCACGGCGGCAACGGCTTCATGGCCGTCGCGGCGACGCATGCCGCCCTGCTGATGGCCCAGGGCGCGGGCCGCCTCGTACGGGCCACGGGGGACCGGGGTGTCGTCGCCGTGCTGGATCCCCGGCTGGCCACGGCACGGTACGGGACCTTCCTGCGGGCCACGCTGCCGGACTTCTGGTACACCACGGACCGCAACCAGGCCCGCCGCTCCCTGGCCGCCATCGACGCTTCCGCCAAGGCCGACGGCAAGTAG
- the lexA gene encoding transcriptional repressor LexA yields MTTTADSATITAQNRSQSRLEPVHAMNDANLNPEAEPVRPARSLPGRPPGIRADSSGLTDRQRRVIEVIRDSVQRRGYPPSMREIGQAVGLSSTSSVAHQLMALERKGFLRRDPHRPRAYEVRGSDQPSSQPTDTTGKPAASYVPLVGRIAAGGPILAEESVEDVFPLPRQLVGDGELFVLKVVGDSMIEAAICDGDWVTVRRQPVAENGDIVAAMLDGEATVKRFKREDGHVWLLPHNSAYQPIPGDEATILGKVVAVLRRV; encoded by the coding sequence GTGACCACCACCGCAGACAGCGCCACCATCACTGCCCAGAACCGCTCCCAGAGCCGACTTGAGCCGGTGCATGCCATGAACGACGCAAACCTGAACCCGGAGGCGGAGCCCGTACGCCCCGCACGCTCGCTGCCCGGTCGACCTCCAGGCATCCGCGCCGACAGCTCCGGGCTCACGGACCGGCAGCGGAGGGTCATCGAAGTCATTCGCGACTCGGTGCAGCGGCGGGGTTACCCGCCGTCGATGCGGGAGATCGGCCAGGCGGTCGGCCTGTCCAGCACCTCCTCGGTCGCGCACCAGCTGATGGCGCTGGAGCGGAAGGGCTTCCTGCGCCGCGACCCGCACCGCCCCCGGGCGTATGAGGTACGGGGCTCGGACCAGCCCAGCTCGCAGCCCACGGACACCACCGGCAAGCCCGCCGCCTCTTACGTTCCCCTGGTCGGCCGGATCGCGGCCGGCGGCCCGATCCTCGCCGAGGAGTCGGTCGAGGACGTCTTCCCGCTCCCCCGCCAGCTCGTCGGCGACGGCGAGCTCTTCGTCCTCAAGGTCGTCGGCGACTCGATGATCGAAGCCGCCATCTGTGACGGCGACTGGGTCACGGTCCGTCGCCAGCCGGTCGCGGAGAATGGCGACATCGTCGCCGCGATGCTGGACGGCGAGGCCACCGTCAAGCGGTTCAAGCGCGAGGACGGCCACGTGTGGCTGCTCCCGCACAACTCCGCCTACCAGCCGATCCCCGGTGACGAGGCGACCATCCTCGGCAAGGTCGTCGCGGTACTGCGTCGGGTCTGA
- the nrdR gene encoding transcriptional regulator NrdR has protein sequence MHCPFCRHPDSRVVDSRTTDDGTSIRRRRQCPDCSRRFTTVETASLMVIKRSGVTEPFSRTKVISGVRKACQGRPVTEDALAKLGQRVEEAVRATGSAELTTHDVGLAILGPLQELDLVAYLRFASVYKAFDTLEDFETAIAELRVPRPHPEEREPGGTGSVPVPASAAD, from the coding sequence ATGCACTGCCCCTTCTGCAGGCACCCCGACAGCCGCGTCGTCGACAGCCGCACCACGGACGACGGCACGTCGATCCGCAGGCGCCGTCAGTGCCCCGACTGCTCCCGTCGCTTCACGACGGTGGAGACGGCCTCGCTGATGGTGATCAAGCGCAGCGGGGTGACCGAACCCTTCAGTCGTACCAAGGTCATCTCCGGCGTGCGCAAGGCGTGCCAGGGGCGGCCGGTCACCGAGGACGCCCTCGCCAAGCTCGGCCAGCGGGTCGAGGAGGCGGTGCGCGCCACCGGGAGTGCCGAGCTGACCACCCACGACGTGGGTCTGGCCATACTCGGCCCGTTGCAGGAACTCGATCTGGTCGCCTACCTGCGCTTCGCGTCCGTTTACAAAGCGTTCGACACCCTTGAAGACTTCGAGACCGCCATCGCGGAGCTCCGCGTGCCGCGGCCTCACCCCGAAGAGCGCGAGCCCGGTGGGACCGGTTCGGTCCCCGTGCCCGCCTCCGCCGCCGACTGA